A DNA window from Maribellus comscasis contains the following coding sequences:
- a CDS encoding DNA translocase FtsK: MAVKRKKPKNPTKKAKKSRTPFFKNEKFKFVFGVLVLLVASYLLIAFISFLFFGAADQSKLDLPWSELVFDSTIKVQNKAGKTGAWLSEVVFNQGFGLASFIFIYLLAIIGFKILGRNKGRFSKNFFFSFVLLIWLSVTLGLIFTKTEGGSAIYAGGKYGFVLSNWLSSLIGTFGVVLLLFVSAVIIFVVRFDKGYHWLKNRLRRKEKVDIPAFEEEQEPLEDSNITDESISKVIEDDDIVKAIFEPDSEEDDSLEVEIASKEEKDEEVNEEKREEEEELELTVKKIQEEEGDPIQNEEMEDYDPTLDLSEFKFPTLELLEDHNFGNAEVSNEELISNKNKIVETLRHYKIEITKIRATIGPTITLYEIVPAPGIRISKIKNLEDDIALSLAALGIRIIAPIPGRGTIGIEVPNQSPEVVSMRSILSSKKFQENTAELPVALGKTISNETYLFDLVKMPHILVAGATGQGKSVGVNVIITSLLYKKHPSQLKFVFVDPKKVELNLYSVLEKHYLAKLPGEEEPVITDIQKVKNTLNSINVEMDQRYDLLKKAHARNVKEYNKKFISRKLNPEKGHKYMPYIVVIIDEFADLIMTAGKEIELPIARIAQLARAVGIHMIIATQRPSTNIITGVIKANFPARIAFKVASMIDSRTILDTPGANQLIGKGDMLIASGSNITRVQCAFVDTPEVEKVCSFISEQRGYPTAFLLPEYVGDDEPGPGEVDLNNKDELFDDAARVVVMNQMGSTSMIQRKFSIGYNRAGRIMDQLEAAGVVGPSEGSKARQVLIQDEYSLEQLLNDLN; encoded by the coding sequence ATGGCCGTAAAACGAAAAAAGCCAAAAAATCCAACAAAAAAAGCTAAAAAATCAAGAACTCCATTTTTTAAAAATGAGAAGTTTAAGTTTGTTTTTGGAGTTTTGGTTTTATTGGTTGCAAGCTATTTGTTGATAGCCTTTATTTCGTTTTTGTTTTTTGGGGCTGCCGATCAAAGCAAGCTTGACTTACCGTGGTCAGAACTCGTATTTGATTCAACCATTAAAGTTCAGAATAAAGCCGGTAAAACAGGAGCCTGGCTCTCGGAAGTTGTCTTTAATCAGGGATTTGGACTGGCTTCTTTTATTTTTATTTATCTGCTGGCTATAATCGGTTTTAAAATACTGGGGAGAAATAAAGGGCGATTTAGCAAAAATTTCTTTTTTAGTTTTGTTCTGCTGATATGGTTGTCGGTGACACTCGGGTTGATTTTTACAAAAACCGAAGGAGGATCTGCTATATATGCCGGTGGGAAATACGGATTTGTACTTAGTAACTGGTTGAGTTCACTTATCGGGACATTCGGTGTTGTTTTGCTTTTGTTTGTTTCCGCTGTTATAATTTTTGTTGTCCGGTTTGACAAAGGATATCACTGGCTTAAAAACCGGCTAAGAAGAAAAGAGAAGGTTGATATTCCAGCTTTTGAAGAAGAACAGGAACCTTTAGAAGATTCCAATATTACTGACGAATCAATTTCAAAAGTTATTGAAGACGACGATATCGTAAAAGCAATTTTTGAGCCCGACTCGGAAGAAGATGATTCACTTGAAGTGGAAATTGCTTCAAAAGAAGAAAAAGACGAGGAAGTAAATGAAGAAAAAAGAGAAGAAGAGGAGGAACTGGAGTTAACCGTTAAAAAAATTCAGGAAGAGGAAGGAGACCCGATTCAGAATGAGGAAATGGAAGATTACGATCCCACCCTCGATTTATCGGAATTTAAATTCCCCACACTTGAACTTTTGGAAGACCACAATTTTGGAAACGCTGAAGTAAGCAACGAGGAGTTAATTTCAAATAAAAACAAAATTGTTGAAACACTTCGTCATTATAAGATTGAAATTACAAAAATCAGGGCTACCATTGGTCCAACGATTACTTTATACGAAATAGTGCCCGCTCCCGGTATTCGCATTTCAAAAATTAAAAATCTGGAGGATGATATTGCACTTAGCCTGGCGGCTTTGGGAATTCGAATCATCGCCCCTATTCCCGGGAGGGGAACCATCGGTATTGAAGTTCCTAATCAGAGTCCGGAAGTGGTTTCAATGCGTTCTATTTTAAGTTCAAAGAAATTTCAGGAGAATACTGCGGAACTTCCGGTTGCACTGGGAAAGACCATTTCGAATGAAACCTATTTGTTTGATTTGGTTAAGATGCCTCATATTCTGGTTGCGGGGGCCACTGGGCAGGGGAAATCGGTTGGGGTAAATGTAATTATTACTTCCTTGCTGTATAAAAAACATCCGTCACAATTAAAATTTGTTTTTGTAGACCCCAAGAAGGTAGAGTTAAACCTCTATTCGGTACTTGAAAAACACTACCTCGCAAAACTTCCCGGCGAAGAAGAGCCGGTTATTACTGATATTCAAAAAGTAAAAAATACATTGAATTCCATTAACGTTGAAATGGATCAGCGTTATGATCTGTTAAAAAAGGCACATGCACGAAATGTAAAAGAGTACAACAAAAAATTTATAAGCCGCAAGTTAAATCCTGAAAAAGGGCACAAGTATATGCCTTATATTGTGGTTATTATAGATGAGTTTGCCGATTTGATAATGACAGCCGGAAAAGAGATTGAATTGCCAATTGCAAGGATTGCACAGTTGGCACGTGCCGTTGGTATTCATATGATAATAGCCACACAACGTCCCTCAACAAACATTATAACGGGGGTAATAAAAGCGAACTTCCCTGCGCGAATTGCATTTAAGGTGGCTTCGATGATTGACTCCAGAACAATTCTGGATACACCGGGTGCAAACCAGCTTATCGGGAAAGGAGATATGTTAATCGCATCAGGAAGCAATATTACCCGTGTACAGTGCGCATTTGTGGACACTCCAGAAGTGGAAAAAGTATGTTCTTTTATTTCGGAACAAAGAGGTTACCCAACCGCATTTTTGTTACCTGAATATGTTGGAGATGATGAACCAGGGCCGGGAGAAGTTGACCTGAACAATAAAGATGAATTGTTTGATGACGCAGCACGTGTGGTTGTGATGAACCAGATGGGATCTACATCAATGATTCAGCGAAAATTTTCAATTGGTTACAACCGGGCAGGAAGAATAATGGATCAATTGGAGGCTGCCGGTGTTGTTGGACCCAGTGAAGGAAGTAAAGCACGACAGGTACTTATTCAGGATGAATACAGTTTGGAACAATTGTTGAATGATTTAAATTAG
- the pyk gene encoding pyruvate kinase — protein sequence MRQTKIVATISDQKCDVDFIKSLYEAGMNVARINTAHISKESGKKLIENIRTVSDKIAILIDTKGPEIRTCKTQNQLEVTKGQNISIAYHEMETGNAHICVNYKNFVRDVNEGDKILIDDGDIEITVVEKKKEYLVSRIENSGTIKNNKSLNIPGVKIKLPSISEKDKEFINFAIENELDFIAHSFVRNKKDVEAVQKILDLQNSKIKIIAKIENLEGVNKIDEILESAYGIMVARGDLGIELPAEQIPTVQRNLIRKAIIQKKPVIIATQMLHSMIEHPRPTRAEVGDVASAIYARTDAIMLSGETAYGKYPVEAIQMMVKIANEVEPDRDKRYDVILPPVKHEIPAYLAQSALRAARELNPVAIVTSTTTGKTARYISAYRSTTPVLAKCHSEQVVRQLALSFGVYPSYLPIKKNKLKIQKAAIQNLIKEKTIKKEDLIIYIGGRFGEDSGASFIEISSADKLLLDPKMYK from the coding sequence ATGAGACAAACAAAAATTGTTGCAACAATATCCGACCAAAAATGTGATGTGGATTTTATAAAATCTCTTTACGAGGCCGGGATGAACGTAGCGAGAATAAACACTGCTCACATAAGCAAAGAGAGCGGAAAAAAACTTATTGAGAACATACGCACTGTTTCTGATAAAATTGCGATTCTTATCGATACCAAAGGACCGGAAATAAGAACCTGCAAAACCCAAAACCAACTAGAGGTGACCAAAGGGCAAAATATTTCGATAGCCTATCATGAAATGGAAACCGGAAACGCTCATATTTGTGTAAACTATAAAAACTTTGTGCGAGATGTAAATGAGGGCGACAAAATTTTAATAGACGATGGCGATATTGAAATCACTGTTGTTGAGAAAAAAAAGGAATATCTGGTTAGCAGGATTGAAAACAGCGGTACTATAAAAAATAATAAAAGTCTAAATATTCCGGGTGTAAAAATTAAACTCCCTTCTATTTCTGAGAAAGACAAAGAATTTATCAACTTTGCCATCGAAAACGAATTGGATTTTATTGCGCACTCATTTGTACGGAATAAAAAAGATGTCGAAGCAGTTCAAAAAATTCTGGATTTACAAAACAGCAAAATCAAAATCATCGCCAAAATAGAAAACCTGGAAGGTGTAAATAAAATCGATGAAATTCTGGAATCGGCATACGGAATTATGGTTGCCCGTGGCGACCTGGGTATTGAACTTCCCGCAGAGCAGATTCCAACAGTACAGAGAAATTTAATCAGAAAAGCAATTATCCAGAAAAAACCGGTGATAATTGCGACTCAGATGCTGCATAGTATGATTGAACACCCGCGTCCGACTCGTGCAGAAGTGGGCGATGTGGCCAGTGCTATTTATGCACGTACCGACGCCATTATGCTGAGTGGAGAAACAGCGTACGGGAAATATCCGGTAGAAGCGATACAAATGATGGTTAAGATTGCCAACGAAGTGGAACCTGACAGGGATAAACGCTACGACGTTATTCTACCACCTGTAAAGCATGAAATACCCGCCTATCTGGCGCAGTCGGCTTTGAGAGCAGCGAGAGAGCTTAATCCGGTTGCAATAGTAACTTCAACAACAACAGGGAAAACCGCAAGATATATATCGGCATATCGTTCAACCACACCCGTTTTGGCCAAATGTCATTCAGAACAGGTTGTCAGACAGTTGGCACTTTCTTTTGGAGTTTATCCGTCGTACCTGCCCATCAAAAAGAATAAACTAAAAATTCAGAAGGCGGCAATTCAAAATCTGATTAAGGAAAAGACGATTAAAAAAGAAGACCTTATTATATATATCGGTGGCCGGTTTGGAGAAGATTCGGGGGCATCGTTTATTGAAATCTCATCGGCAGATAAACTACTGCTCGATCCAAAAATGTATAAGTAA
- a CDS encoding LolA family protein — MKKIFLTSIIFISFLFSFAQGDEKAKDILDQVSSKTRSYTTIEADFSFTMENKEMEIHEANDGTIKLKGEKYAVVLPELGVKIYSDGETLWNYMEDGNQVTISTIDEESGDLMDPSSLFNIYEKGFQSKFVEEKKEGNKSLYIIDLFPDENFQEVSKINIAVNKSTLMIDSATLYENGGNMYSIKVKNIETNKSFPDSDFVFNADDYEDVEVIDFR; from the coding sequence ATGAAAAAGATATTTCTTACAAGTATAATTTTTATTTCTTTCTTGTTCTCGTTTGCCCAGGGAGACGAAAAAGCAAAAGATATTTTAGATCAGGTAAGCAGTAAAACGCGTTCTTATACTACCATTGAAGCTGATTTCTCTTTCACAATGGAAAATAAGGAAATGGAAATTCATGAAGCAAACGACGGAACAATAAAACTAAAGGGTGAGAAATATGCAGTGGTACTTCCGGAGCTTGGCGTAAAAATATATTCTGACGGGGAAACACTTTGGAATTACATGGAAGACGGAAACCAGGTAACAATCTCTACCATCGACGAAGAAAGTGGTGACTTGATGGATCCTTCCTCTCTGTTTAATATTTACGAGAAAGGTTTTCAATCGAAATTTGTGGAGGAGAAAAAAGAAGGAAACAAATCGTTATATATAATTGACTTGTTTCCTGACGAAAATTTTCAGGAAGTTTCAAAAATAAATATAGCTGTTAATAAATCGACACTAATGATTGATTCCGCGACGCTTTATGAGAACGGCGGTAACATGTATAGTATAAAAGTAAAGAATATAGAAACCAACAAATCTTTTCCTGATTCCGACTTTGTTTTTAATGCCGATGATTATGAGGATGTGGAAGTTATTGATTTCCGGTAA